The Polypterus senegalus isolate Bchr_013 chromosome 1, ASM1683550v1, whole genome shotgun sequence genome includes a window with the following:
- the LOC120517769 gene encoding G-protein coupled receptor 4-like, whose translation MNNCHIDSSSQTDLLPGLFGAIFCVALPTNCLALYGLYKLLKAEDTLPVYVISLLLTDILQIVTLPLWIDYYKNGHVWRFQEVTCVVFGVLLHISLFGNVGFLSLIAVERYIAFAHPLWYKNFRRLSNACILCLPLWGLFTGISLLVWYFIRGNSKDHLCFESYPATNTFSILCLSMAVFWFPLPLAHLIFIYIRIEKILRSSQSVPDENKKKIKHLLITMVLIFILVYGPFCTTAFIRYVGLLIVSDKCQHESKMFYAYRCTFALLSVTSLLDPVFYILISKDIHKELQELCPFIFRRLWPVDSSSV comes from the coding sequence ATGAACAACTGTCACATCGACTCCAGCTCACAAACAGATCTTCTCCCTGGTCTCTTTGGTGCCATCTTCTGCGTGGCTTTGCCCACAAACTGTCTGGCACTTTATGGCCTATACAAACTGCTTAAAGCAGAGGATACTCTTCCGGTGTATGTGATCAGCCTTCTTTTAACAGATATCCTTCAGATAGTCACGCTGCCTCTGTGGATTGACTATTACAAAAATGGACATGTGTGGCGTTTTCAAGAAGTGACTTGTGTCGTTTTTGGTGTGCTGCTGCACATAAGTCTCTTTGGCAACGTTGGATTTCTAAGCCTGATTGCTGTGGAACGTTATATAGCCTTTGCACATCCTTTATGGTATAAGAATTTCCGGAGGCTGTCTAATGCCTGTATTCTATGCTTGCCATTGTGGGGTCTGTTCACAGGAATCAGTCTTCTTGTCTGGTATTTCATAAGAGGAAACTCAAAAGATCACCTCTGCTTTGAAAGTTATCCAGCAACAAATACGTTCTCCATTTTGTGTCTGAGTATGGCAGTTTTCTGGTTCCCATTGCCTCTTGCACACCTCATCTTTATTTACATTCGCATTGAGAAGATCTTAAGAAGTTCACAATCAGTTCCAgatgaaaacaagaagaaaataaaacacctTCTCATCACTATGGTGctaatatttattttggtttatgggCCCTTTTGTACCACAGCTTTCATCAGATATGTTGGATTATTAATCGTATCTGACAAATGTCAACATGAGTCAAAAATGTTTTATGCTTATAGATGCACATTTGCATTGCTTAGTGTAACAAGTCTCTTGGATCCAGTCTTCTACATTTTAATCTCCAAAGATATTCATAA